TAGACGACACCTTGTGCATCCCTACGGTATTCATCGCCTATACCGGAGAATCGCTCGACTATAAGGCTCCGCTATTGAAATCGATTCAAGCCGTGACCAAATCGGCGCTTGATGTGGTACACTATTTCGACCCTTCCGTAAAAAAGGTTATCGCCTACTTAGGCTGGGAACAAGAATATTTCCTGGTAGACGAAGGCTTGTATGCAGCCCGCCCGGACCTATTGCTTACCGGACGTACCCTGATGGGGCACGAAGCTTCTAAGAACCAGCAATTGGAAGACCACTACTTCGGAGCGATTCCCCCGCGTGTAGCCGCTTTCATGAAAGACCTGGAAATTCAAGCCCTGGAACTGGGCATTCCCGTGAAGACCCGCCATAACGAAGTAGCCCCGAACCAATTCGAACTGGCTCCCATCTACGAAGAATGCAACCTTGCCGTAGACCATAACATGCTCATCATGTCGCTCATGCGCAAAGTGGCGCGAAACCACGGCTTCCGCGTCCTGCTCCATGAAAAGCCGTTCAAGGGAATCAACGGGTCGGGAAAACACAACAACTGGTCATTGGGGACAGATAACGGCATCCTGCTCATGGGACCGGGCAAGACTCCCGAAGAGAACCTGCGCTTCATCACGTTCATCGTCAACACCCTGATGGCGGTATATCACCATAACGGACTGCTGAAAGCCTCCATTATGAGCGCAACGAACGCACATCGCCTGGGAGCGCACGAAGCGCCTCCGGCAATCATCTCGTCTTTCCTCGGCACCCAGCTCAGCAAAGTGCTCGACCATCTGGAAGAAAGCACCAATAGCGATTTAATCGCATTGGGAGACAAGCAAAGCATGCGTCTGGACATCCCGCAAATCCCTGAACTGCTGATAGACAACACCGACCGCAACCGCACCTCGCCTTTCGCTTTCACCGGAAACCGTTTTGAGTTCCGCGCACCGGGTTCGGAAGCCAATTGCGCCAGTGCGATGATTGCCCTGAACACCGCTGTGGCAGAGCAGCTCATCCAATTCAAGAAAGACGTAGACACCCTGATAGAGGACGGCGAACCGAAGATTTCCGCCATTATCGAAGTGGTGCGCCGCTACATCAAGGAATGCAAACCCATCCGCTTCGACGGTAACGGATATAGCAAAGAATGGGAAGAAGAAGCCAAACGCCGCGGACTGGATTGCGAGACCAGCTGCCCGTTGATATTCGACAATTACCTGAAACCGGACACCATCCGCATGTTCGAATCAACCGGTGTCATGAACCGCAAGGAACTGGAAGCCCGCAACGAAGTGAAATGGGAGATGTATACCAAGAAAATCCAGATTGAGGCACGCGTATTGGGCGACTTGGTCATGAATCACGTAGTGCCGGTGGCTATCGAATACCAGACCAAGCTGATAGACAATGCCTATAAGATGAAATCCTTGTTCGATGCCGATGAAGCCCAAACGTTATCTGCCGAGAACATAGCGATTATCAAGCAGATAGCCGAACACACCGGCTATATTAAAGAACATGTCGATGCCATGGTAGAAGCCCGAAAAGTAGCGAATAAAATCGAGGGACAACGCGAAAAAGCCATCGCTTACCACGATACAATCGCTCCCATGCTGGAACAAATCCGCTATCACATCGACAAGCTGGAACTGATTGTAGACGACCAGATGTGGACACTTCCGAAGTACCGTGAACTGTTATTCGTAAGATAAAATGTGACAATGTGATAATGTGCTAATGTGATAATGTGGCAATGTGATAATCTATTCTCACATTGGCACATTGTTTATTGGCACATTGTTTATTCGCACATTGTCCAACAAAAGCATCAGACCAAATGGAATGGTTATATAATTTGTTTTTTGAGCAAACCGCCCTGCAGGCGGTCATTATCATTTCCCTTATCATCTCTACGGGACTTGCTTTAGGGAAAATACACATCTGCGGCATCTCGCTGGGCGTGACATTCGTATTCTTCATGGGCATTTTTGCCGGGCATTTAGGCTTTGCCATCGACCCGCAAATGCTGAACTATGCCGAAAGCTTCGGGCTGGTGTTGTTCGTCTATGCCTTAGGTTTACAGGTAGGTCCGGGTTTCTTCAGTTCCCTCCGTCAAGGGGGATGCCGATTGAACCTGTTAGGGCTGGGAGTCATCGCTTTAGGTACGCTCATGGCGGTGGCACTAACCGCCTTCACCCCTATCCCCATGTCCGACATGGTAGGCATCCTGTGCGGAGCCACCACCAACACGCCGGCACTTGGGGCTGCCCAGCAGACCTTGAAACAACTGGGCGAGCCTACCAGCGGAGCCGCACTGAGCTGCGCGGTCACCTATCCGCTGGGTGTAATAGGAGTCATCTTAGCCATTATTGCGGTTAAAAAGCTATTTGTCCGCCCGTCGGATATGGAAGAACACCCGCACGATGACCCCAATCATACGTACATCGCCACGTTCCAAGTGCATAACCCAGCCATATTCGGCAAGACCATCCACGAGTTAGTCCACATGGGGTACAGCAAATTCGTCATTTCCCGCTTGTGGAGAAACGGACAAGTATGCATCCCTACCTCTGATAAAACGCTGGAAGAGAACGACCGCTTGCTGGTAGTCACCACCGAAAAAGACGTGGCGGCACTCACCATCCTGTTCGGAGAGCAAGAACAGAAAGACTGGAACAAGGAAGACATCGACTGGAATGCCATCGATAGCCAGCTTATCTCGAAGCATATCGTTATTTCCCGTCCCGAAATAAACGGGAAAAAGCTGGGTTCGCTCCGCCTGCGCAACATTTACGGCATCAACATCAGCCGGGTATTGCGAAGCGGAGTGCAATTGCTCGCCACTCCCGAACTGGTACTCCAGCTGGGAGACCGTCTGACCGTAGTAGGCGAAGCCGCCGCTATCAAGAATGTGGAAAAAGTATTGGGCAATACCGTCAAGACACTGAAAGACCCTAACTTAGCGTCTATCTTTATCGGTATCGTGCTGGGGCTGGTCGTCGGCTCTATCCCCATTGCCATTCCGGGCATTTCCTCACCCGTCAAGTTAGGTCTCGCCGGAGGTCCCATTATAGCCGGAATCCTGATAGGCTCGTACGGGCCCCGCCTGCACATGCTCACCTACACCACCCGAAGCGCCAGCCTGATGCTCCGCGGTATCGGACTTTCCCTGTATCTCGCCTGCCTGGGGTTGGATGCCGGCGCACATTTTTTCGAAACCGTGATGCGGCCTGAAGGGGCATTGTGGGTTGGTATCGGATTTATTATTACCTTTGTACCCGTAGTCATTATGGCACTGGTCGCCTTGAGGTGTTTTCATGTCGATTTCGGCAACACCTGCGGGATGCTTTGCGGAAGCATGGCAAACCCCATGGCATTGAATTATGCCAACGACATCATCCCCAACGACAACCCTGCCGTAAGTTATGCTACCGTTTATCCGTTAGGCATGTTTACCCGCGTAATCATCGCCCAGCTGATACTGATATTGTTTTTATAAATGCATACAATGAATAATTAATAGTTAACGATTAATAACGGGGAAGCACAGCATCATCACGATCAATTGTCAATTATTAATTATTCATTGTCAATTATTAATTTCCTAACCTGAAAAACGACATGAAACCCTACAACCAAATCACCGCGGAAATAATTCAGGAAGACATGCGCTACCTTGAATTGCTTTCACACAGCTTCCCGACCATAGCCGCCGCCAGCACCGAAATCATCAACCTGGAAGCGATACTCAACTTGCCCAAAGGTACCGAACACTTCCTTGCCGACCTGCACGGAGAATACGAGGCTTTCCAGCACGTGTTGCGAAACGCTTCGGGAGCCATCAAGCGGAAGGTGAACGAAATATTCGGAAACACCTTGCGCGAAGCGGAAAAAAAAGAACTCTGCACCCTCATCTATTATCCCGAACAAAAGCTGCAACTGGTGAAGGAAACGGAAAACGAATTGGAAGACTGGTATGTCATCACCCTGAACCAGCTGGTAAAGGTATGCCAGAACGTTTCGTCGAAATACACCCGGTCGAAAGTGCGGAAAGCGCTGCCCGAAGAGTTTTCATACATTATCCAAGAACTCCTGCATGAAAGCAGCATGGATCCTAACAAGCAAGCGTACATCAATGTCATCATCAGCACCATCATCGATACGCACCGCGCCGATGATTTCATCGTGGCACTATGTAACCTGATACAACGCCTCACCATCGATACGCTCCATATCCTGGGCGACATCTTCGACCGCGGTCCCGGTCCGCACATCATCATGGACACCCTGTGCGATTACCATAACTTCGACATCCAATGGGGAAACCACGACATCCTGTGGATGGGAGCGGCATCTGGAAACGATTGCAGCATCGCCAACGTATTACGCCTTGCCATGCGCTACGGAAATCTTTCCGTGCTGGAAGACGGATATGGCATCAACCTCCTGCCCCTTGCCACATTTGCCATGGAGACTTATGCCAACGACCCTTGCACACTCTTCGGACCGCGCATCGACGAAGCCACCAATACAGACAACCAGAAAACCATACGCCTCATTGCCCAGATGCACAAAGCCATCAGCATCATCCAGTTCAAGCTCGAAGCCGGAATCATCCGCCGCCGCCCCGAATTCGAAATGGAAGGAAGAATGCTGCTGCACCGCATCGACTTCGACAAGCATACGGTCCGGATAGACGGGAAGGAATACCCCTTGCGCGATACCTTCTTCCCTACCGTAGACCCCAAAGACCCTTACCGCCTGAGTGCCGAAGAGCAAGACATCGTGCAGAAACTGCACAATTCGTTTGTCGGAAGCGAGAAACTGCGCAAACACATGAAATGCCTTTTCCGTTACGGATGCATGTACAACGTATGCAACTCCAACCTGCTCTTCCATGCTTCCATGCCGCTTAACGCAGACGGCACACTGAAAGAAATAGAGATTCTGGGCAAAAAATACAAAGGGCAATCATTATTGAAACGGGTAGGCCAGCTAATCCGTACCGCCTATTTCGACGAAAACGACAGCCCCGAGAAAGCCTTCGCCCTGGATTATATGTGGTACCTGTGGTGCGGAAAAGACTCGCCTGCCTTCGACAAGGACAAGATGGCAACTTTCGAACGGTATTTCGTAAGCGACAAGGAAACCCATGTGGAAACAAAAGGGTATTACTACCAGCTACGTGACCGTGAAGACATCTGCGACATGATACTGGATGAGTTCGGCGTAGAAGGCGAACACCGCCACATCATCAACGGACACGTGCCCGTAAAAGCCGTAAAAGGCGAAAAGCCGATTAAGGCGAACGGCAAACTCATGGTGATAGACGGAGGATTCTCGAAAGCTTACCAGCCCGAAACCGGCATCGCAGGCTATACGCTGGTCTATCATTCGCGCGGCTTCCAGCTGGTTCAGCACGAACCGTTCACCTCCACCCAGCGCGCCATCGAAGAAGGGCTTGACATCAAGTCGACCACCCAAATCGTAGAAATGAGCGCCAAACGCATGATGGTGAAAGACACTGATAAAGGAAAAGAACTGGAAGTCCAAATCGAAGACCTCAAGAAACTGCTGGCAGGATACCGCACAGGGCTTATCAAGGAAAAAGCGGACTGAACATGACTATCGAAAAGCAATGTTATTTTAGAGGCTCAAAATGAAAGCTATTTTTTCATTTTGAGCTTTTTTTATCCTCATAGTGTTACCAAAATAATGTGCCTTACATTATGCAGGAAGGAGGGTAAAATAAAAGAAACAGGAGTCTTTCAGCCCTAAATATTTGGCGATGGCACCGATGTGTAATTATATCGGATTAGGAGCTGCCCAAAAACGCTCGGCATCCGTTGTGTGTACGTCCGAAGGACGGGCGTCAGGGTCAGTGAATCCGGCAGGTGCCAATGTGATTTGACGTCCTTCCATACTATCCTCTTTGCCGTATCCGGTTTCTTCCCAACAGATGAACCAATAAAGATTCTTTGCCCAATACGAACGATAATAATCATAATTGAAATCTTCTTTTGTGCCGTCGAGCAAGGGATGGATTTGCATCGACGAGCCGGAGATATACCGTTCCCGCATCTCTGCCAAAGACAAAGGAGTGCCTTCGGGATTGCTTATCCATGCTTGCATGTCCGAGTCTATCATGGCCCATTTGTTTTGTTCGGGAAGCCAAACCAGGTTTACCACATGGCAATCGGAATCAAGCGTATCGGCCGGAAGGCAGGTGACGAAACGGTTGGTGATACCTTCCGCAAGCATCAGTTCATGTAACAGAATGGCATGCAGGCGGCAATTAAAGGCAGGTTCCACCTTGCGTGTATACTCCCAAAGGTCGATGGCATTACTCTTTTGAGGATATTTTGTTTGGTTGGCGTGCGGGATGTGGCTTGCTACGAACGTTGCCAAAGTGAGTGTTTTATCCCATGTAGTAGCGGAAGAATCGGTCAATAAGGTGTCGAGACGGAAATACGCATGTATCTTTTGTGCCTGAATCGTGTCTTGCCGATAAACGAAACGGTAGCGTACCGTGTCGGAAGCGTATGGCGTGGCGTGGCGGAGTAAATCAATGCGTTCTTTTTCCTCAATTTTAGACACATACGCTATCATTTGTTCCTTGAAAACGAAGCGGATAAGTAAAGCGGCGAGAACCACGATAAGAATCAGTCCGGCTAATGCATAGCCGATAACTTTCAATGCTTTTTTCATAAACAGTTTTAGTTTTAATATAACTTCATCGGCGGTTTAATATATCTTCATCAGCCGATGAACATAGCTGCACCGGCTGATGAAAGCATGTCTCGACAAGATTCAATCCATCTCGTCCAGATTGCGCAAAACGAAATGAGTCACTTCCACTTCGCCTCCTCCTGCATAAATGGCAGGGCGTACGAAAAGGAAACCATACAGGATATTGTGGTGGGCGCCACTGATTTCGAATGCCCATGGATACTTATGCCACTCTTTCCCGTCGGCACTATACCAAGCCGAAAGTACATGCTCGTCGTTGCGCATCTTCAGCCATAGCTTGCCCTGCTTGTTGGCTTCGGGATACAACGACTTACTCCGGCTCACCTGACCGCGGCGATACCGGAGAATCTGCTCCCGGTTAAACCCAAACCCGAAGTGATAATCTTCGTTGTAATAAGCCACCAGCCCTGCCGATGCATCCGGACTTTTCAACTCAAAACAAGCCTCCACTTCGTAGCGGTGCGCACTGGTACGAGCCAACAAAGGCGAGCCTTCTTGCGGATTATTTCCCTTGCCTTTAATAAGGATTTTGTCTTCTTCGGGGAAGAAACTGAACCGGTCGGTGATAGCATGCTCCTGATAGGTCTGCCATACCAGGTCATTCATCCGTGTTTCCTTCAGCCGTTGGGGGGCTGGCAGGGAAATGCCCCCTTCCTTCAAATGCAGCCAACCGTCTTCACCCAGAACCAGTTCGCGTATCAACGTCTGCCGTCCCAAGGTCTGGAAACCGTTTTCGTATGCATGGAAAAGCATAAACAAGCGTCCGTCGGGCGTATCTACAATAGAGCCATGTCCTTTGCTCCACCATTTTTCCTGACGCGAACGCGTGCGGAGCAAGGGATTCTCAGGCGCATTCTCCCACGGTCCCATGATGCTCTTGCTACGTGCCTGCACCACCATGTGGCTGGTAGGAGGTCCGGCGGTACCCCCTTCGGCAGCAAAAAGATAATAATACTCGCCTACTTTCTTGATGTTGATGCCTTCCAGCGAAACGCCTTCGATGTCCCATTCTTCAGGGATAGGCCATTCGTCATAAATGTGAATCGGGTCGCCCGTAATCCGTGTGCCGTCTTCCGAAAGCGGATGAAGCGTTCCTGAGCTAAGCAACAAGTAACGTTTCCCGTCGGCATCGGTGACATGTTCGGGATCTATCTCCCCGATTTTCAGGTCTACCGGCTTGCTCCAAGGACCTTCAGGACTGTCTGCCCAAATCACCATATTCGTTTTCTTCTTCTGCGCGTCACGTGTAGGCAGATAAATATAGAAACGGTCTTTATACACACACAAGTCGGGCGCCCAAATCTCGCCGTTGTATTCGGGCAAGGCTATGGAGCACGGATGCCAGTCGACCAGATTGTCCGACTCATACACGACGAGCCCCGGCGTATAGACAAACGAGGAATGAATCATGTAATACTTGTTTCCATAACGGATGATGGAGGGGTCGGGATTGTCTCCTTCCAACAAACGGATAGTAGTACGGTCTTCATTCAGGATATCAGAAGGAGGAAGTTGTGCCTGAAGCGGTATGTTGCTTCCCAGCATGAGCAACGATGCCAAAGCTGCAAAGGTCTGTTTTCGCATAATTTTGTTTGATTAGGGTTAATAAATTAAACGCAAATATATAAAATCCACACAAGAATCCTTGCTTTTCGATTGTTATTTTATAAATTTGCGTGAACAACGAAAACGAGAAAGACAATTATGTGTGGAATTGTGGGATATATCGGGAAAAGACAAGCCTACCCGATTTTAATCAAAGGACTGAAACGGCTGGAATACCGCGGATATGACAGTGCGGGAGTAGGACTGATAAACGGTTCAAATCAATTGAACATCTATAAAGCCAAAGGCAAAGTATTGAATCTGGAAGAAACCGCTGCACAAAAAGATGTGTCAGGGTGTATCGGCATTGCTCACACACGATGGGCGACCCACGGTGAACCATGCCAAGCCAATGCCCATCCTCATGTTTCCCAATCGGGCAACCTTGCACTGGTACACAATGGCATCATCGAGAACTATGCCTCGTTACGCGACCAACTCAAAGAAAAAGGATACACGTTTCAAAGCTCTACAGATACCGAAGTGCTGGTACAACTGATAGATTACCTGCAAAATTCGTACCAGATAGATTTGTTGGAAGCGGTACAAGTCGCCCTTCACCGGGTAATCGGCGCATACGCCATTGCCATTATCGACAAACGCACCCCCGGCCGCATCATCGCCGCACGCAAAAGCAGCCCACTGGTTATCGGCGTAGGGAATGATGAATTTTTCCTTGCCTCAGACGCTACTCCCATTGTAGAATATACCAACCAAGTGGTTTACCTGCAAGACGGAGACATCGCCGTACTGGAAACGGGCAAGCCACTGAAAGTCGTCAATCTGGAAAACGAACTTCAACCGGCAGAAATCAAGGAAATAGACATGAACATCGGCCAGTTGGAAAAAGGAGGATACCCCCACTTCATGTTAAAAGAAATCTTCGAGCAACCCGAATGCATCAACGATTGCATGCGCGGAAGGGTGAACAAAGAAACGCACGAGGTAATACTTTCAGCAGTAAACGACCACAAGGAACATCTCCTGAACGCCCGCCGGTTCATTATCGTGGCATGCGGCACTTCGTGGCATGCCGGACTCATCGGGAAGCAACTCATCGAAGCTTTTTGCCGCATCCCTGTAGAAGTGGAATACGCCTCGGAATTCCGTTACAGGAATCCGGTCATCAGCAATGAAGATGTCGTCATAGCTATATCCCAATCGGGAGAAACCGCCGACACGCTCGCCGCTATCGAATTGGCACGGAGCAAAGGCGCGTTCGTATATGGCATTTGCAATGCAGTAGGTTCATCTATCCCACGCAATACAGATTCGGGCTCGTACATCCACGTAGGACCGGAAATCGGCGTAGCATCTACCAAAGCCTTTACCGGACAAGTGACGGTACTCACGATGCTTGCCCTTACGTTGGGGCATGAGAAAAAACTCATCAATGATACGACTTATACGCATATCATCGACGAGTTGGTCCAAATACCGGACAAGATAAAGGAGGTATTGAAGCAGAACGAAAGCATTGCCCGGCTTTCGCGCATCTTCACCTACGCACACAACTTCCTCTATTTAGGACGCGGATACAGCTATCCTGTGGCACTGGAGGGCGCATTGAAGCTGAAAGAGATATCCTACATCCACGCCGAAGGCTATCCCGCCGCCGAAATGAAGCACGGCCCCATCGCATTGGTAGACACGGAGATGCCCGTAGTGGTCATAGCCACCCAAAACGCAATGTATGAAAAGATTATCAGCAACATTCAGGAAATCAAAGCCCGCCAGGGACGCATCATCGCACTGGTAAATCCCCATGATACGGTCATCAGCAAACTGGCGGACGAATGCATCGAAATCCCAGAAACCTTAGAGTGTCTGGAACCTTTGATAACCACCGTCCCTTTGCAATTATTGGCATATCATATCGCCGTATGCAAAGGGAAAGACGTAGACCAGCCTCGGAATTTGGCAAAGTCTGTCACGGTGGAATAAATGATGTTTAATAAATCTTATTCTACATACAACACCAGGCCTTTCAGGTATTCGCCTTCGGGATGGTAAATATTTACCGGATGGTCTCCCGGCTGGGTCAGCTGATGCAAAATACGGACGCTTCTCCCCGCCTGAGCCGCCGCGGTAAATACCGCATTACGGAAATTCTCTTTCGTCACTACCTGTGAGCAAGAGAAAGTAAACAAGATACCGCCGGGGCGAATCTTCTCAAAGGCTTTGGCATTCAATTTTGTATAACCGCGCAAGGCATTGCGGAGTGCGTCCCGGTGTTTGGCAAAAGCAGGAGGGTCAAGAATAATCAAATCGTATTGGTCACCCATCCGGTCGAGGAACTTGAAAGCGTCTTCAGCATAAGCCTGATGGCGCGGGTCATCGGGGAAATTCAATTTCACATTCTCGTTGGTCAAGTCAATTGCTTTAGCCGAACTGTCTACCGAATGCACCAGTTTCGCCCCTCCGCGCATGGCATAAAAAGAGAATCCGCCCGTATAGCAGAACATGTTCAACACGTTCCGTCCCGAGGCATACCGCTCCAACAAATGCCGGTTTTCACGCTGGTCGACGAAAAATCCTGTCTTTTGCCCTTTCAGCCAATCTACATGGAACCTTAATCCGTTCTCCATCGCTACATTATCCGTGCTTCCTCCCTTGATAAAGCCATTCTCTTTCGCCAACAAATCCGCCTTGAAAGGAAGGGTTGTTTCCGATTTGTAATAAATGTTCCGGACCGTATCACCCATTACTTGGATTAGCGCATCGGCTATCTCCAGCCGACATACATGCATCCCTGCCGAATGGGCCTGCATCACCGCCGTGCTTCCATAAATATCGATAATCAACCCGGGCAAATTATCACCCTCGCCATGCACCAAACGGTACGTATCGGTTTGCGGATTGCCTATCAGGCCCAACGCCACACGCAAGGCACGGGCAGACTCCAACTTGCGCACCCAAAAGGCATGGTCAACGGTTTCTTGCGCAAACGATAATACACGCACGGCAATGCTCCCTATCTGGAAATGCCCGCAAGCGATAAACTCTTTCTTCGATGTATAGACATCTACCACTTCCCCCTCTTCAGGTTCTCCTTCTGCATAAGCGATGGCTCCCGAAAAAATCCACGGATGGAAACGCTTCAGCGATTCTTCCTTTCCGGACTTCAAATAAACTCTTTTATATGACACGTTCATTTTACTTTAATTGAATATCCGCATTTCACCCAATTGCCATGTAGGGGCGTATCGCATACGCCCGAATGCATCAACTAATCCACGTGGATATTTTCAGGGCGTATGCGATACGCCCCTACATGGGATGTTTGCGGATATTCGTGTTACTTTAAATTCAGTTGACAAAAGATTATCTCAAAAAAACTACACAAGACCTATTCAGCATCTGCTTCCTCCACCTTCTCTACCTGATAATTCCCATGGCTGCGGAGTTCTTCCAGATAAGTGTAAATCTCCACGCATGCCCATGCATCGGTAGCGGCATAGAGCTGCTGGGCTTCGGTCAGTACGTCCGCTTCCCAGTTCGACAAACGCTGCGTTTTCGAAATCTTCTTGCCGAAAAGCAATGCGTAAATCTTCTGCAAGCTCTTTTCTTCGATACCGAAGCGCGGCACATAATCTTGCAGTTCAATCCAATTACCGTCCCGCGGGTCTCCCTGGTTCCTTTTGCGCAACATCGCAAAATCATCACGCAAGGAAAGCCCGACCTTCAACACATTATTTTGTAAGAACTCCTCCAAGAAATCGGGAAGCCCCAAGTGGTTCAGGCGAAACAAGAAACAGGTATCATGCGTAGCTATCTGCAAGAGAGCCACCTTATGTACCGTCCCTCTTTTAAACGAAGGGCGTGTCTCCGTATCCACTCCTACAACCGAATGGGTATTAAGATACCTTACCGCCTTCCGCGCCTCGGATTCGGTATAAATCACAAAGATACGTCCGGAGAAATTCTCCTTCGGCATATTGGCTATTTGTTCTTTTGAAATTTTATTCCGTAATATTATCATAAATCATTCATCTTCACCTGTATCCAATCCTTCATACAAATCATCTTCCGTATAATTCGCATCCGCGTCAAAAACAGCCGGCAAGGGACCGTCTACGTCTTCCTCCGTTTCCTGACGGACGTTGTATTTCACATCGTGCAAGGCACGCATGACATTCAACAAGCGTTGCCCCCAAAACTCGCTGAAATTCTCCCGGCATACCACCAACGCATCGTTCATCGTCCTGCCAAGGCCTAACTGATAGACACAAATAAAATCCTTCACAGACTGGTAGATATCCGCCAATCCCTCGGATATCGTCTGGCAAATGGGAGTATCACTGTATGCCATATCGT
The Phocaeicola salanitronis DSM 18170 genome window above contains:
- a CDS encoding glutamine synthetase III family protein; translated protein: MSKLRFRVVEKAFHKKPVEVIPPSERPSEYFGKYVFNREKMFKYLPSKVYAKLTDVIDNGAALDRSIADEVAEGMKKWAIEMGVTHYTHWFQPLTEGTAEKHDAFVEHDGKGGMLEEFSGKLLVQQEADGSSFPNGGVRNTFEARGYSAWDPSSPVFIVDDTLCIPTVFIAYTGESLDYKAPLLKSIQAVTKSALDVVHYFDPSVKKVIAYLGWEQEYFLVDEGLYAARPDLLLTGRTLMGHEASKNQQLEDHYFGAIPPRVAAFMKDLEIQALELGIPVKTRHNEVAPNQFELAPIYEECNLAVDHNMLIMSLMRKVARNHGFRVLLHEKPFKGINGSGKHNNWSLGTDNGILLMGPGKTPEENLRFITFIVNTLMAVYHHNGLLKASIMSATNAHRLGAHEAPPAIISSFLGTQLSKVLDHLEESTNSDLIALGDKQSMRLDIPQIPELLIDNTDRNRTSPFAFTGNRFEFRAPGSEANCASAMIALNTAVAEQLIQFKKDVDTLIEDGEPKISAIIEVVRRYIKECKPIRFDGNGYSKEWEEEAKRRGLDCETSCPLIFDNYLKPDTIRMFESTGVMNRKELEARNEVKWEMYTKKIQIEARVLGDLVMNHVVPVAIEYQTKLIDNAYKMKSLFDADEAQTLSAENIAIIKQIAEHTGYIKEHVDAMVEARKVANKIEGQREKAIAYHDTIAPMLEQIRYHIDKLELIVDDQMWTLPKYRELLFVR
- a CDS encoding putative transporter, which translates into the protein MEWLYNLFFEQTALQAVIIISLIISTGLALGKIHICGISLGVTFVFFMGIFAGHLGFAIDPQMLNYAESFGLVLFVYALGLQVGPGFFSSLRQGGCRLNLLGLGVIALGTLMAVALTAFTPIPMSDMVGILCGATTNTPALGAAQQTLKQLGEPTSGAALSCAVTYPLGVIGVILAIIAVKKLFVRPSDMEEHPHDDPNHTYIATFQVHNPAIFGKTIHELVHMGYSKFVISRLWRNGQVCIPTSDKTLEENDRLLVVTTEKDVAALTILFGEQEQKDWNKEDIDWNAIDSQLISKHIVISRPEINGKKLGSLRLRNIYGINISRVLRSGVQLLATPELVLQLGDRLTVVGEAAAIKNVEKVLGNTVKTLKDPNLASIFIGIVLGLVVGSIPIAIPGISSPVKLGLAGGPIIAGILIGSYGPRLHMLTYTTRSASLMLRGIGLSLYLACLGLDAGAHFFETVMRPEGALWVGIGFIITFVPVVIMALVALRCFHVDFGNTCGMLCGSMANPMALNYANDIIPNDNPAVSYATVYPLGMFTRVIIAQLILILFL
- a CDS encoding fructose-bisphosphatase class III, which translates into the protein MKPYNQITAEIIQEDMRYLELLSHSFPTIAAASTEIINLEAILNLPKGTEHFLADLHGEYEAFQHVLRNASGAIKRKVNEIFGNTLREAEKKELCTLIYYPEQKLQLVKETENELEDWYVITLNQLVKVCQNVSSKYTRSKVRKALPEEFSYIIQELLHESSMDPNKQAYINVIISTIIDTHRADDFIVALCNLIQRLTIDTLHILGDIFDRGPGPHIIMDTLCDYHNFDIQWGNHDILWMGAASGNDCSIANVLRLAMRYGNLSVLEDGYGINLLPLATFAMETYANDPCTLFGPRIDEATNTDNQKTIRLIAQMHKAISIIQFKLEAGIIRRRPEFEMEGRMLLHRIDFDKHTVRIDGKEYPLRDTFFPTVDPKDPYRLSAEEQDIVQKLHNSFVGSEKLRKHMKCLFRYGCMYNVCNSNLLFHASMPLNADGTLKEIEILGKKYKGQSLLKRVGQLIRTAYFDENDSPEKAFALDYMWYLWCGKDSPAFDKDKMATFERYFVSDKETHVETKGYYYQLRDREDICDMILDEFGVEGEHRHIINGHVPVKAVKGEKPIKANGKLMVIDGGFSKAYQPETGIAGYTLVYHSRGFQLVQHEPFTSTQRAIEEGLDIKSTTQIVEMSAKRMMVKDTDKGKELEVQIEDLKKLLAGYRTGLIKEKAD
- a CDS encoding transglutaminase-like domain-containing protein is translated as MKKALKVIGYALAGLILIVVLAALLIRFVFKEQMIAYVSKIEEKERIDLLRHATPYASDTVRYRFVYRQDTIQAQKIHAYFRLDTLLTDSSATTWDKTLTLATFVASHIPHANQTKYPQKSNAIDLWEYTRKVEPAFNCRLHAILLHELMLAEGITNRFVTCLPADTLDSDCHVVNLVWLPEQNKWAMIDSDMQAWISNPEGTPLSLAEMRERYISGSSMQIHPLLDGTKEDFNYDYYRSYWAKNLYWFICWEETGYGKEDSMEGRQITLAPAGFTDPDARPSDVHTTDAERFWAAPNPI
- a CDS encoding family 43 glycosylhydrolase, which translates into the protein MLGSNIPLQAQLPPSDILNEDRTTIRLLEGDNPDPSIIRYGNKYYMIHSSFVYTPGLVVYESDNLVDWHPCSIALPEYNGEIWAPDLCVYKDRFYIYLPTRDAQKKKTNMVIWADSPEGPWSKPVDLKIGEIDPEHVTDADGKRYLLLSSGTLHPLSEDGTRITGDPIHIYDEWPIPEEWDIEGVSLEGINIKKVGEYYYLFAAEGGTAGPPTSHMVVQARSKSIMGPWENAPENPLLRTRSRQEKWWSKGHGSIVDTPDGRLFMLFHAYENGFQTLGRQTLIRELVLGEDGWLHLKEGGISLPAPQRLKETRMNDLVWQTYQEHAITDRFSFFPEEDKILIKGKGNNPQEGSPLLARTSAHRYEVEACFELKSPDASAGLVAYYNEDYHFGFGFNREQILRYRRGQVSRSKSLYPEANKQGKLWLKMRNDEHVLSAWYSADGKEWHKYPWAFEISGAHHNILYGFLFVRPAIYAGGGEVEVTHFVLRNLDEMD